acctgagccgaaggcgggggcttaacccactgagccacccaggcgcccctaatcccCATCATGTATTTAGCCCTCCTCCCTGAAcaacctctcctctggtaaccatcagtttgttctctatagttaggagtctgtttcttggtttgtctctctctctttttaactttgctcatttgttttgtttcttaaaattccacaATATGAGTGAactcatgtggtatttgtctttctctgactgacttattttgcttttgtcttcctATTGCAGAGGAACTAGATACTTGGGTCTGTTGGTAAACATGCTTTGTGCCTTATTGGAAGACTCTTCTACGAAAGTAAAGACATTTTGagatattatgaaatattttcacaatttttccAATCTAAAGAATTCCAATGGAGTAATTCTCAATTTGTTATTAGTTATTTTTCACAGGAGACTAAGACTCCTAAGAATTAAAATTCTGATCAATATGATTGAGACTGCTGGAAAATGATAAAGAAAGCAACTTTGTATGTAGGAAAGAAGGAGATAGGCAAGAAAGGGATAAGGGATAAGGAATGCAAATACATTTTgttgacagaaaagaaaataattttgtcctaaaatgaGACTGGTTATTTAGAGAGGGAAAGTTTAGGATGAAATCTAAAAGAAACTACAAAAGTTTTGTGAAGGGGAatctttggaaaagaattttttgTGTGCCCAGGACTGAAATCAGATTAGAATAAGTGAGTTTTAAAAGCACactaagataaaattaaatttaggcTTTTCTGTGTGTTAAAAAAGACAAGTCTTTCTTGGATTATTGATCTGCTATTAATAAGAGAGTATAAACAAGGTTTTATCCCCGCTTTGCCCAGAAAAATGAGGTTTCCACATTTGGCTTTATCAGGTCTTTAATTACTTAATACAACTAAATTTTCTCAACATTAAAGGAGCTAATTTTTGCTAACAACTATTCCGTAAAATCCCATGGAAACCTTGGTTAAACAGATAACTGAATATCAGGTTTTAGAATAATCTATGATCCTATCTATGTAAGCacatgctttaaaactttctgaggctttttaaaaatccagctccccaggggcatctgggtgtctcagatggttaagcgtctgccttcggctcaggtcatgatcccagactcctgggattgagtcctgcattgggctccccgctcagcagggagtctgctttcccctctgcctctctcctctgagATTCATGAGAAGGACTTTTGACAAATACAAATTCCTGATCCCCTTAAGATCATAAAAGTAAACTGAGTAAGGACTTCCAAATCTAATAGGAAAACTGCatccaaacagaacaaaaattagTAACGTGGAACTAAATGAGTTAAGGAAGATGAGGTTTTCAtgactcttgtttgaaaatattgctggttctctaatgtttgctcttccaggtTTAAGGAAACTTTTTCTCTTAAGGGATCTATGACTCacaaatttgataaaatatttctttatgaaCAAATTgaagcctttttcttttctccttacctgagccctccagaattcagaaactccCAGTGAGGATTCTTTCTGTCATGGCAATTGTAATTATTTACACAAGTTCGATAAAAATCTGTTCTCCTcataacaggacaccattggtaATATTGGTTatattaccaaggctttgactggaatgtcatatttgagaggcatgcatagactcagatacgACAAGGCAGTTTTAAGGAACCCAGGTTGACTTTATGGAGCCGGTAGAGTCCCTTGGAAATGTCAGCCTGACACCTTGCTTACAGAGTCCTCAGCAGCCTTACCAGTCCTGCAGACTGAAGCTAGACAACTGGAGGTAACCTTCAGAGAAATTCCAACAACCCCTCATATATGGACAATTGCTGTGCCTGCTGCTCAGTGGGTCACTCAAAAGAATCACAAGAAACATTTGAACTGCAAACCCGAAAAATCCATCAGATTGCCACTACCTGCTCCCCCTCCATGTGAGGCTGCTTCAAGGCTCACATCTAAAATCTTCTCACTGGCAGCATGAAGAAATTAGGCACTGGGTTTTTAATTGGCTCCAACCATTaacctctgttttccttttgtttccataaaAATGCCTCTTCTTGATTACCTGATTGCTTGCTAACTAAGGCAGAGTCTATATGATGGCTGACATCCCTTGCTGCGCCTATATTAACCCCTTCTGGGAGGGAAATAGCAATCCACACTGATAAAATCAGGCCACAAGCCACTTGGCTATGAGAAGTCCTTTCCCACCATACCTCCTTCCCAGGGTGGACCGGAACTAATTTACTGATCTATTCCCTTGGAGACGCAGGGATATCAGATCAGCTTTAGAGGGGATAGAGAGTTTAACTCTACTGTcacttttccttaaaatataattgGGGATAAAATTAATGATGTCATGTAGTACCAAAGAATGTCACAAACTATCCAAGCTTTCAGATAAGGAACTCCCTGATAGTTCATTCCCCTCAATTAGCACAAGGGACCAAATGTTGTGTCCTGCACCATGCCAAATCCTTCCATCCCAAAGCCCCTACTGCACCCTAAATTAGTTTTAAGCAGTTACAAATGATGGACCTCCTTCAACGGTCCATAGAAATGAGATGAATGATTGACAACGGGAATTATAACTGAAAAAAAGTTAGCATGTCTGATTCCACGTTGCTTATGTTTCCCTTGCTGTGACCTATAGAGTAACAGTTTCTGCTTGGCCCTACACATAGGCATGTCACAATATTATTTGCAAAAATTTTGCACTTCATGCAAAAGCTACATCACCTGAGGACATAAAGAAGTAGCTAGGGTGTTTATTCTCTCAATTCTTCAAGATTGAGGAATGGTCACCAATCAGGGGGGACTTGAAACTATGTCCCACAGGGTTAATGAAGTTAAAACTAACAAaaagatggggcatctgggtgactcagtcagttaagcgtctgcctttgcattgcgtcacgatcttggggtcctgggattcagccccatgtagggatctctgcttagtggggaacctgcttctccttttccctttgtcggctgctctgcctacttgcgctctctctctctctctctgtgtgtgtgtgtgtgtgtgtgtgaaataagtaaataaatattttcaaaaactaacaaaaattaagaacttgTTTTTCAGATAACTGTTTCCCCCTAATCTGTTCTCGTGTCTTTTCAGACCCCACTAACGAACTCACTGTACTTTAACATTTAGCAATGTCAGAATGACTTCAAAGGATTCTATTTCTGCCCTAACTACACAGTGTACATCTGTGTCATTAGCAACCTAAGAGAAACATTTCAAActaaagatataatttaaaaaccacTCTAAGTTCCCATACCTCCAAAGCCAGCAACCTCCCACATACAAAAAGTATTAAGATAATGTCTGTAATTTTCTGGAATGTCCTTTGTTATGATAATTTGTAACTTTTGATATAACCAAAAATGTATAAACCCTGTATTAAACATTCCTCTTCTGGAGCACTCTCTTCTTTCTGAATATTGTGTATCCTGAGTAGCTAGCTGTGGTCACATCAGTTCGAATAAAACTCTTTTCCTACTTCTTTTAGAAATGTAagagttttgttcattttctgttgACAATACCAAGAACCATGAAAATCATAatttgaatgagaaaagataagCAAGTAGCACTAACAGAGATGAATCAAATGTTCACTTATCTGACACATATTTTAGAACAACCATCATAAAAATGTTTCAGTAAGCAATTACAATTTGCCTTgagccagattaaaaaaaaacagaaatttcagagataaatataagttatataaaaaaaggaaactatggaactgaaaaaaaaagaacaacaatagAAATTTTGAAACAATGCTGGATGGGATCAAAAGTAGAGTGAAGATTGTAGAAATTAGCATTACTCTACTTGAGCACCAATCAATTGAATTTACCCCATTTGAGCAAGAGAGAAATAATTGACTGAAGAAAAGAGAGCAGATCCTTCCTCAGAGAATTTTAGGACAATACCATATTTTCCAAAATTCCATATGGTCAACGTTCCAGAAAAAGTAAATGGAACTGAAAACTTATAATAAGAAATGATAAGTTAAAATGTCAAAAACCTGGTGAAAAATATAAACCTAGAGAGTCTCAAAAATAAGTGAACcacatatatgacaaacccaaaTAAATCTATGCCAAAACACGTCAGAGTCAATCTTTtataactaaaaaacaaaaacatttggaGCAATTAGAACAAAATGATACATAGATTACAGATGAACAACTGTTTTTGAGATGATAAATTTCTCATCTGGCTTATGAGGGGTATTAAGTATCCTggtattttttaagtgttcaacATAGTGCTGTGAACCATGAGTTTTGTATCCAGCAACACtatatttaatgaatgaaggAGAAAACATAACATTCTCAGgcaaggaaaatgaagagaatttgTTAGTGGCAGATCTATGctgagagaatatttaaaatatgtgcttaaaacagaaatgataaaGGGAGATTTCGAGGAGCATCAGAAAGAAAGTAtagttggaaaaaaagaaaatgtaggagaaaGAACATGCATATGGGACATCCAATAGACTCATGAGTTGGAGAAATCACATTATGTGATTACAACAAATCATAAAAGCATCCGATAACTAGGCAACTTTGTTTAAAAGTAGGAAAAGTAAAGGGACCTAAATAGGAGCGAGGTTCCCACACTTCAGGGAAACAATGAAACTTGTTACCAGTGGACTGTGATAAGTCACATACACATATTGTAAATTCCACAGCAGTCAATgagaaaattttagaaagcaaaacatgaaaaaaacactaaaaaaaaaaatcaagacggAATCCTATAGTGCTTAAAGTAAGGCACAGAAGGCAAGAAAGAAGGGATGGTTGAATGAGATatataggaaacaaaagaaaacaaatgctaaATCGGTAGCCATAAACACTAGCATATCAACAATTAACCTAATATAAACTATGTGAATTAAAAGGCAGATATTGGCAGTAGCAGTAAGACACACAGCTAACCACACAATGTTTGTATTAAAGTCACTTCAGAACAGAAAGAATCAAGGTAGAACTAGAAGCTATTGGAATATTCCATTTGAATATGGCTAAGAGCTTACAAAGGTATCACAAATTAAATACTTAAAGAAGTCAGGCAGGTTAAGGTTACCTAGGCTAGATGGGGAACATAATGAACTAAGAATATATGTCCTATctaaaagggaagggagagagcagtTCATCAACTCCACGCAATTGTTGACAAGAGGGAGAACTGGTTCAGTATTTTCTGATTATTCTAGAGAAGTTCCAATACtgagttttaattaaaatttgattttgaaggggcgcctgggtggcccagtgggttaagccgctgccttcagctccggtggtgatctcagggttctgggatcgagccctgcatccggctctctgctcagcgaggagcttacttcctcctctctctctgcctgcctctctgcctgcttgtgatctctctctctctgtcaaataaataaataaataaaatcgttttaaaaatttgattttgaaaaaaaacacaaaaaatcaaGTATTAAAAATACTTGGTTAGGAATATATTCTAAAATGTTGCTTCACAATATTACAGAGTTTTACAGAATAAATACAATTGAGCTTCTCAAAAAACAGGCATGCCCAGGGTAAAAATATTGAACTccattgtccctctcccttcagcCTATTTTCAAGCTACTTGTATCACATCAGGGATATGAAACAGAATTCTCCAAAACATCACATAAAATTTCCTGAAATCGACTACAGACTTTGAATGCATCATGTCCATAAAGTGGGAAAGTCCAATAACTCTTCTCGGACTTGGATGGACCATGCAAACTGTCGATTATATAGTTCAGTTTTGAAGATCCTAGTCAATAACAAAGATGTGCCATTTTTCCATTGTGATTTAATGctttgtgttaggaaagtcaaTCTCCAAACTGCCATCtacatttaaatgatttttaatagattatttatttatttgatagagatcacaagtaggcagagaggcaggcagagagcaggctccctgctgagcagagagcccgacgtggggctcgattccaggaccctgagatcatgacctgagctgaaggcagaggcttaaaccactgagccacccaggcgcccctgccatctacatttaataaacacatgaaaatcttaaaaaataagaaaatcacttcaatttaaaaaatatagataaatatgaaaagaatggaaaacagcaTATCATGCAAACATTAATTAAAAAGGAGTagctatataattatatagactTCATCATAAAGAAAGTTAGCacagatgaaaataaaacataagtaataataaaagaatcAGTCCTGCAGGAGGACTCTTTTATTATCCCTCCTAGTCACCCTACCTAATGTGTCTATAGATCCTTCTCTGTGTCCCAGAGGCTTCTGTTCCTATCTCTGTCAGATTAAGCACCACactatttgatttatatttttgtataacTGACTCTAGGAAATTCTAAGTGCTTTGGAAAGCTTAATACATCTCTACATCCTCAGAATCCAGTCCAGTACCTGGTGCCCAGCAGGTGCTCAGACAATATCAGGCCAGTAAAGGCTGTTTTGATAGGGTCAAAGAAAGGGTCTCTACATCACATTCAACAAGTGGCCAATCAGGCTGACGCAATGAGGCTGCTCAGTAACTTACTAGGAAACCAGGGGCGGTGGGCGCGCGCTTGGAAGGCTGCAGGCGCCATGGGCAAAGTGAGGAACGGCGCCAGCACCCAGCCGCGGGGGCGAAAGCGTCCCGGGGATCCCGCCACCGCCTGTGCAGCCATCCCGGTCATGGGCGCCCGGCGCCCCCCTTTCCAAGTCCGCGTGGGGAGCCACGCGGCGGGAAGGAAGTCGGCGGCGACCAGGCGGGATCCCGCAAGGTGGCGGCGGAAGCGCTGGTGGCGGCGGACCCGGGAGACAGGCTCCAAAGGCCCGCTGCAATCCCCGAAGCCCCCGGCGCCCGCCGTGTCCTCTGGCGAGATGGACCTGGGCGCGCAGCGGGAGCGCTGGGAGACGTTCAGGAAGCGGCGGGGCCTCAGCTGCGAGGGCGCCGCCAAGTTCCTGCTGGACACCTTCGAGTACCCAGGCCTGGTGTATCACACCGGAGGCTGCCACTGCGGCGCGGTCCGCTTTGCCGTCTGGGCCCCCGCAGACCTGCGCGTGGTGGATTGCAGCTGCAGGCTGTGCAGGAAGAAGCAGCACCGACACTTCCTGGTCCCGGCCTCGCGCTTCACTCTCCTGCTGGGCGCCGAGAGCATCGTCACCTATCGATCCCACGCGCACCCGGCGCTGCACAGCTTCTGCAGCAGGTGCGGGGTGCAGAGTTTCCACGCCTCTGTCTCTGACCCCGGCGTGTATGGCGTCGCCCCGCACTGCCTGGACGCCGGCACCGTGCGCAGTGTGGTCATCGAGGAGGTCGACGGTGGCGACTGGGGGGAGGAGACCGTGAAGGAGCCCAAGGCCATCCAGAGCGCGTCCCCCGAGTGagcccctgcctctcctcccgAAGAGGAGCAGTGACTGGGGCCGCAACACGCCCGAAACATTCCCCTCCCCCCGCTTCCCCCGAGGGAGCCACCTCAGTGCTTGTGAAGGGATTGCTGTATGAAAGAGGTCGGTTTCTGGACTGATGAACCCGTGATGTCTCTCCAGGCTTCCACCCCTTCCCTTTCAGTGTTTTGCAACGAACTTGGACTTGCTTATGATCAAAAAACTGAGCACACATTTGTCTGTCAACAGCCATAATCTTCCAATCCAATAAGCAAGTAGTGTCTCTACTTTTTCAAGTCGCCTTGTGTAACCctgccttttattctttattcttcgTGTAGTTCTCGTAGATCATTTTCAGATCATTCATATGTACTGTACCGTTACGGTGCTATTGTGAACGAGATTGTTTTTAATGGTCGCATCTGGTATGCAGGACCACTCCCTATATCCAAACACTTTGGTGAGCATTTCTTAGGACGTTTCCTGTTGATTATCTGCGTGTGTGTGTAATTTAGGTCAGCACTCGCGTTTTTGCTACTTAGAGATAGGCGTTGATTTCAgccatgttttttatttaatgtgtttttatataatatgttTAAGGCTCATTAGTGTGACATACCCCATTGTGCTTATGTTTTCACATGATGCTGCCACTttccttggttttgttttagaaacTGCCTGTGCATAGGGTGATGGGgaggcagaagaatgagaaagatgTCTGCGCTGTATATATGCCCTCTTTGATGTTTTGAAATTCCTATCTTGAACATGTGTTATGTATTCAGAAATtagtaaatactttttaaaatgagattgtgtggtttcatttatattttcgGCTGGGCTTGCCTCAGGGAATTGTTGgcttttattatttgaaagatgGTGGTATCTCTGGTTTTTATAGTGGCAATAAATTCTCCAGATCCCCTAAatttttcagaaggaaaatagTAAAGTGTTTACAGGTTCAACCTCCTGAGTAGACTATGTTTGAATCCAGGCATTGCTACCTCCTATGTATATAATTTACATGGAGTTGCTTAAAGTCCACATTCATGAATTTTAATCTTCTGTAAACAATGCTAGAAACTAACAGAAATATTGTTTTCAGGATTAGCATAGTACTTTGTGTTTACTAAATTATCAGTGAatacttgttttctcttttccattgatTTGAAATCCCAAAATCTACCTATCAAGTCATCACATAGTGTAGGAGCATCTCCAGATAGCTGAGAGTTAGCCATCTCATGCTGGCTTAATGTTTAAGATCAGAAGATAGTATGATACTAGGGGAAAGTAATTAGTATAGTAGTATGTAAAAATCACAAGTCCAGAACGAAACCAGCAGCAGGTAATTGTTCCCATAAAGAATATATAGAGGACAACAGTGCGGTACTcagaaaaattgaaaggaaataaGGTTTTTCTCTAAGAATGAGACAGAAGATCAAAGCAGAGATAGGCAAATTTTCTTTAAGTATTAGGACTGATAAATACAGTGTAACTGCATGTTAAAAATGGGTGACGGAAAACTATATTGTTTAGGGGTATATGTATGGtgggagaaaaacaataaagaaaggcAGGGAAATGATTTAAGCAAGCGTCAGATTAAGCCTTAACTCTACAGAGGAGGGATGGCTTTGTGATTTAAGTGGAGAACATGTCCTGTGTTCCTGTTACTTTGGTGTATAATACACTGCCCTAGACTTAGTCCATAAAATAACAACCATTTTATTATATGCATGGAATCTCAGAGTAAGTAATTCTGAAAGAGCACAGTGAATATGACTTGTTTCACACGATGTCTGTGGcctcagtggaaaaaaaacctgaatggCTGGGGGCTGGAACCATTTGAAGTCTCATTTACTTACATGTCTAGCACAGGCATTGAGGAGTCTGGAAGACTAGGATTGACAAGCAGAGTGTCTACCTATTACCTCGCTATGTAATTTGGCTTCCTCACAACATGAAAGGCCTCACCGTAGTCAGGCTTCATACTTCATGACTCAGGCTCCAAACAAGAGTGTTTCTGTAAGTAAAGTGGTAGTGGTATCACTTTTTATGACCAAGACTCTGAAGTCCTATCACATGACTTCTGTCATACTCTGTTAATTATAACTGAGTCATAAACCCTCATACTCTGTTAATTATAACTGAGTCATAAACCCTTCCAGATTCAAATAGGGGGATTAGACTTCATTTCTTAAGGGGGACATTGAAAACTTTTATCACAGCAGGAGAGATAGAAGATATTGCTGTGGCTATCATtggaaaatacagtcttttttatgtttcaagtttttattgaaattctagttagttaacacatagagcaatattggtttcagaagtagaatttagtgattcatcacttacataaaacatccagtgcccatcacaagtgtcctccttaatacccatcacccatttagcccatcaaccctcagtttgttctctatagttaagaatctcttactgtttgcctccctctctctttatttttttctttcccctatgttcatctgttttgtttcttaaattccacatatgagtggaatcatatgatgtgtttttttctgactgacttaatgCACT
Above is a genomic segment from Neovison vison isolate M4711 chromosome X, ASM_NN_V1, whole genome shotgun sequence containing:
- the LOC122897078 gene encoding centromere protein V-like protein 3 isoform X1, translated to MGKVRNGASTQPRGRKRPGDPATACAAIPVMGARRPPFQVRVGSHAAGRKSAATRRDPARWRRKRWWRRTRETGSKGPLQSPKPPAPAVSSGEMDLGAQRERWETFRKRRGLSCEGAAKFLLDTFEYPGLVYHTGGCHCGAVRFAVWAPADLRVVDCSCRLCRKKQHRHFLVPASRFTLLLGAESIVTYRSHAHPALHSFCSRCGVQSFHASVSDPGVYGVAPHCLDAGTVRSVVIEEVDGGDWGEETVKEPKAIQSASPE
- the LOC122897078 gene encoding centromere protein V-like protein 3 isoform X2; translated protein: MGKVRNGASTQPRGRKRPGDPATACAAIPVMGARRPPFQVRVGSHAAGRKWRRKRWWRRTRETGSKGPLQSPKPPAPAVSSGEMDLGAQRERWETFRKRRGLSCEGAAKFLLDTFEYPGLVYHTGGCHCGAVRFAVWAPADLRVVDCSCRLCRKKQHRHFLVPASRFTLLLGAESIVTYRSHAHPALHSFCSRCGVQSFHASVSDPGVYGVAPHCLDAGTVRSVVIEEVDGGDWGEETVKEPKAIQSASPE